The Oxyura jamaicensis isolate SHBP4307 breed ruddy duck chromosome 5, BPBGC_Ojam_1.0, whole genome shotgun sequence region tttcttttccattctaaACTACTTTCTTATTTAGATACATAACAACAATTTCTTAAATGTGTTGGTCAGTGCTAATTCTCATTACCTGCAAAGGCATACAAGTTTGTGCTCTACTTTCATTTACCCATTTTAGGCTAATTTCTAATGTAACACGACTTTGACTATTGTGCAATACAAGTTTTCTCAAgctaaaataatgatttaacGAAGAGTAAAATTACGTGATTAGTTCTGCCACAGGATAGAGcaattttgtttcagtatttaaacaaatgaaggaGAATTTTACTGACTCCTAAAAACCACCCCATCCCTGTTGACAGTGATTTAATTTAGGTTTGCATGTTCTTGAAATTACAACACAAAGATCTCaagtatttgtaaataaaattgtttatagACCTGAATCAAAGCAGTTGGCTTGACAAATATGTCAGAAGTAATACATCTCTTTGTcctcagtttttaaaaatacacatttcagggagctgaaatacagtaattttgCTTCTTACTATTTAAAGATCAAGCACAATGCCAAAAATGTATGGTCAAGAATAGTACAGCATCTTTCTCTTACAATTAGCAGACGTCTAACAGAAAACCTGATTTATCTCATGGTATCCATTCatccaagaaaagcaaaggaataaTAAGCACAGAATTTCCGTGTTTCTCTGCATGAAAATACTGAGTTGcattgcattttgcatttctgtatctttttgtTTGGAGATGGGCTGAGGAAGTTTTGTTTATTAGCCTTTCATTCTCTTAGTTTTAAACCATGCAATTCAAACAAACAGCACTTGCAGTAAAGTTGttcaatgttttttcttctatttgtaaATGCAGTCTACGGAAGGTGGgtttgtatttgaaatgttcTTTGGTAGAAACATAACGTGTTGTTTGTGCTTAGGAAGAAAAGTAGTATTGGGTCTATGTTACCATCTATGTTACTTTACCAGGATGGCAGCACTGATTGTGGTCAGACAAGGGCAGTGAGTATAACTGGAATGTGACATTTTGGTCCCCTCCCCCTGCCTGTGGTCTGGATAAATGTCACGTAAAGACTGCAGCAGACAAGTGACTTGTAGATGCCATCAGTGATTATTTTATAGAACACCGGGCTAGGAAGCCACAGAAGGAAATAGAAGACTTGTTTTGATCCTGAGGGTGCCCAAAATCAGACTGAGAACCTTACGGGTGAAGAGTTATTGTGTAACAGGCACCATAGTGTTCTGAGATTAAATATCTAAGTAATAAATATCTAGTAATATCTAGTAATATCTAGTAATTCAAACCAAAAATGGAATGCAGTTACACTCACCTTTAAAAAGTGGCATTTCGTAAAAATGAGGAGGCttgttataaaaaaatattttttaaagaaaatgggagCAAATAATATGATGGGGATCACAAAAATTACTGAAGGATTTTATTCAAAAATCCTAGAGCCAATGCGTGCTTCTTATTAGGAAAGGCTTGAGTAAGGGTAGAAAGAAGCAGTTATGGCTAAGCAAATAAAGAAGGCTATTAGAAACAAGGAGACATTCTTGTAAAGCCTGAACTCATagccaaaatgaagaaaacagaaatgatcaAAAGCATATTACATAACAGATAATAGTACATAGCACTTGCAGTAAGGCAgggcaaaagaataaaaaaaaaagcatatgaaagCAACTTCCAGAAGGCATTAAAAATGATAGCGAATCCCTTAAATACATCAGGAGCAATAAATCCATTGGTTCGTAGGGCCATTTGATGTTGCATACATGAAAGGAACacacaggaaagagaaagatagtgcagaaaaactaaatgaattatttgtagTATTCACTGAGGAAGAAACTGGGTAGGTTTCTTCCCAATAAAATAAGTTAATCAAACGTTAGGGCTTACTTGAAAAAgggcagagaacaaaaaaaaaaaaaaaaaaaagagaaaccatACACTGTATAAAATCATAGTTTGCACATACCTTGAATGTTGTATGTAGTCCCAGCCTCAGAACGACACGTTACAACTGAAAAATGTTGAGAATTGCAGCAAGGAGGATCAGAGGTGTGGAACTGCCCCTGAAGGGGAGCAGCTGAGTAGACTAGGCCTCTTCTGCCTGGAAAAAGGACAATGTAAGGAAATGTGAGAGAGGTCTGCAAAACAGTGAGACAGGGAGAGGGTGTGGGGGGCATGACTGTTTTttccaggctcttttcagtggtgcccagtgccagaacaagaggcaatggcCACCAACTGCAAAGGGCACAAGAGGTTGTCCGGACATAGGAAGCTCCTCTTTACTATGTGGGTGACAGGGCAGTGGCACACGTTGCCCAGAGgggttgtggggtctcctccctggaggtcttctaaAGCTGCCTGGACAAGTTCCTGGACAAccagctctgggtggccctgctcGAGCAGGGTTTGGACCAAATGGACCCAGAGGGCCCTTCTAGCCTTAACAATTCCTGCCAGCACAAGGGGTGGAGGCATTAGAGGAAGCTGCAAGGAGTGACGCACAGAACAAACGTAAGAAGGAACTTGTTCAGGCAGTTCAGAGCAGGCCTGGAAAACTCCTTTCCAAAGGTTATGGATGGAAAATCTTTATGAAAATTCAAGGGGAAACATCGGCAAGGTCTTAGGAGAGACATCCCTTCAGCTTTACAAATGGACAAACCACACCAGGCTCAGGAAAACCCCTGATCTAGAAGCATTCTGAGACGGGGAGAGTACTTGAGAGCAGTACCACATGCGCTGCCCTGTTCCCACTCCTCCTGGCTGCCTTCTGGTGGCAATGCTTGGTAGCAGGCATCTGGACTGGGGGTGTCCTTAGCCTAAACTCACGTGACCATTTATACTCAGGTATTACATGTGTTTAGGTATTTGAATATCTACATGGATCGTGATCTTCATATTTGGCTGCAATATTTGCATAGTAAATCAGGATGTAATGTAGGATAAAGTCATCTTAATCAAACTTGATGGGAAGATTAATTTCTGGAAGGCTGTCTTATCCTGGAATGTACTTGGTAGGTATACTGAActggcattttatttgttttcagcacCGCGTGCACACGATCCTGAATGCTGATTTGGTTATTGTAATGAAGAGAGGGGTTATTTTGGAATACGACAAGCCTGAGGTTCTGCTAGAACGAGAAGACAGtgtatttgcttcttttgtaCAAGCAGAtaagtagtaaaaataaatgaagcattttaaagtaaaattgtATTAcctattttctaaaaatgtaaaatacctgtaaataaatactatttcataataaaactgagcttttccttttttaataaaatgagcTATTTCTCCATCTAAAGTATTAATGAATTAATCTATGTACTCTCTTCTTTTGTATAGtactattcttttttattttgctgccaaAGAATCCTGAAATATGGCTAAGAGAACCTACATGGATAAAATACAACAGGATACACATCAAACAAAAACCTAGCCAGCATGGAATTTCTGTGTAACTCATAAATCTCTCTTGTCATTTTATTACCatgttattttttatgcatCGTAGCCCTGCTGTAGATAACGCTTATTATTGACTAATGCAGAAGGAAATTATATACCAAAGGTATTTCTGGAAAGCCTGTATCTCTTTTAATCATATGACTATGTAAAGCTTTaatatctaaatataaaattctataaaactttttattgcaGTTTATTGATACTGCTTGTGTCTCTTGGTCTCTTCTTTAAGAAATTAATCACAGTCTAATTCCCTTAGTCTTTCTTAGGCTGCCTTGCCTCTACCCCTACTGAATCATGTATTGATTCCCAAGGGCCAGAGTCCCTCCCACACAGTGAGGAAGCGAAGAGGCCGGAGGCTGTGATAAGGTATCAGTATTTAATGCACACTatttccaaagcactgcagATACAACAATTCATCTGGAAACTATCCTTCCAAGTGTGGTAAACAAATGGTATTAAACCTTACACTGTAGCTCAGAGCCACAGGGACTCGACTCATTCTCTCCTAGTTTCACGTAATTCACCCACTGTCACACTGTTTCTAGAGTCACTGTGATCCTTACCCATATATACTCAAGGTAACttttaagcactgaaattaTCCTAATTTAGCTGGACAACTACTCATTCCTGTCCAAATTCCTATCCAATCAATTAACTGTGGCAATCCTTCTAGGAGTAATTAATGACTAAGCAGTTAGAATGTCAGTGACCCAATGGAagattaaaatcaatttttcacTGGTATTCTTTTtatagcattttctttcacatcCCTTTTTGCCTTCCCCTATTTAAAGAACTCAAAGCATTTGGGAAAAgtactttgtgttttttttttctcctctctttagccagctaaattaatttgaaatctgtttttaagcGTTTAGTTCCTAGAGGCAGACATCTCCGTGTTCTCATGGGGTACATGATATTTTCAATGCATTACTTCTCTTGTAGcactgcagcagaaggcagaaataGAAGAACTGTTGCTGTTTAAGCAGTGTTACCACTTCCCCAGGGGAAACAGTTTTGTGATGGGACTgagtaggtcaggttgatggtcGGGCTCAGTGACCTTGAaggcctcttccaacctagatgattctatgatgctgTCACTTGTACAACACCTAAGGGCATTAAACTCGGGCCAGAGAACATTTGACCAACAGGAGAGCATAGCTCGTGCTACACTCCTGGTTAAAGTGCAGAGGGAGAATATGGTCACACAGACAAAATGCATAAGCTCTTGTCATTGCCacctgaagagagaaaaggggTAGTTGGAGGCATCTGGGAATCATTTTGCTGAGtagcttcaaagaaaaaatagctacCCAAATATCGGTGTATGTTCACCCTGAGACACCAGGCGTCTCGTGAAAGCTAGGAAAGGAGAAATTGGACACAGGTGACTGTATCCTTCCAGGGCAGCAGAAGGGCACAGTGAGTGCCAAATAGGTTCCTACTACAGCCATTGTGTGTGCTGCCTCCTagctgcccagcaccagcctAATGCAACTACTCAGCCCATGAAGACTCAGGAAATCACCAGTCTGGTCAACTTGCCTGGAAAGGGATGCAAGGGAGCAAAAGACAGGCTCACAAACATAATATAGCACAGCAATACCGCATTACTAAGCAAAGTATTGCACTAGATTAGAACAAGACAGCCCCAGAGCAGCCATGTGAGGATGGGGAGCTGTTACATCTAGACCCTGTTTCTCCTCTAGCAGGGGGCTTGGCTCAGTCCCAAAGATGTTGGCAGGATAGGCTGCCTCTGGCAATGCAACCAGGGCTTGTTCCACCCTGCTGCCTTCCATAAAGGCTTCCACTACACAAACATCTTTTTGTCTTTATCCCCTTGTCTTACCACAGCCACTTCATCCTGTTGCACTCATTTTTAAGGGAATGCTGTTTTCTTGGAAGGCCAAGAAGCACAGCGTGCCTGCTACATTagccctcttccacctctgctCATGCCTTCCTCTGTGATTTTGATTGGCCAGCTCTGATCGCTGCTCTGTTTCCCTGCTCATACAGCGAGGGCATTTGTGAGGCTTAGTTCAGGTTAGGCTAGCACTACACAACCCTTGAAACAAAGGTCTACTTCCACAGGTGCCAAATAAATTTTAAGTTAATAGTTATCTTCTTGGTAGTCATTAAattaggaaaaagcagcagaaaaacgttttgaaatgtaaaaactATTTCATGGATGGAAAAAATGTACCCCGCATGATTCCACACTACAGCCTTCAAGTGTGGGTTTGTTCCTGTGAGCCCAATTTGTTCAGCAGCTCTTAACACAAATATGTTGGCTCACACCAAAGATCTGTCACTTTTCTCCTTTAAGTATCTGTCACTTGATCCACAAAGACAGggcttctttttgttctgctctAGAAATTCTTCAGCAGAAGCCACTTGCTTTACGGCCCTATCTAAGCCAACAAGTGCTGGATAGGaaacagtgaaggaaaagaaggtaAGTGGAAGATGACAGTCCCAATAAAGAACAGAAGGGGAAGCAAGGAAACACCCTTCTAGCACTAGAGTTCAGGATTCCTAAAACCAACAGGGTAAACATGTTCATGCAGCACTCCTTGCTGCAGTAGGCTGCACAGGTCATTCCTAGCACCAGCCTAGGAAGCAATTCACCTTTCTGATACACATTCTTTAAAGCACACTGCCACCttggtgcatttttttcattctacaCTCATGTAGTTGCCGCCCTCTGCAGGAAGAGGTACAGAATAAGACAACAGTaagagaaaagtaagaaaaaaaaatgcggCAAGGGCATGTCTATTTCCATCTCTGTAAAAGAGTGCCGTGCTACCAGTAAGTACTACTACATGATGGTGCAGAGCCTCTTTATGATCGCTTCAGAAATGCTGGAAATAACTGCGAAATTGGGAAATCAATCCTGTCAGAAAGAACATTAGTGTCCAAAGACACACAACTAGTCATAGTAGAACAGCAGTAGTAGAAATAGCCTAAAATAACAGTAAGCAATTAATTACAAGTCCTATAATGCCTGCTTAGAGACCtcaaaatgattatttaaaaaatactaattctGATGTCCCTTAGTAGGCTACAGTTAGCAGCTGTTGGTGGTGAGAATTAATTCCAACCTCCTCACCTGGCTGGCTCCCAGCCACCAGCTGGGCAATTGCATTGCCCCCACAATCAATAACTGCTTACGGTGTAAACCAGAGCACTTAAGAGCCAAAACTGAAGGGAAAGTCCACCAATGCACGCAATTAGAAAAACACAGTATTAAATCCACTAGAGCTTAAGAAAAAACCCTTATCCAGAATATGCTAGGATGCTTTAGCAAACCTACAACTTTGGTGTCTAGACtggaatagaaagaaaatgcttaatGACAGTAAGTAAACATGATGGAGAATATTGCTATTTAATCAGCACGacaaaaacatcagtgttttttAATAACCCACCTTGTCCCGAAGACACGTCTTTGTCTGTATGTACATACACGTATTTATGTGCACACCAGCACCATACCATTACACACAGGTTCTAGTGTCCTGCCTCTTTTTGTTCTGCCTTCTGGCGATTTTGGTGTCTTTGTCACCACGGGTTAACAACATGCAGCCCGCTCGCTCCTTTGCCACTTTTACCACTATTTAGGCAGCAGACATTTTCCTCAGCTGTCAGCTGCCATTACAGCTCAAGTCAGTCCATCAGCTCTTTGGTTGAGAAAAATCCTTCCATAGTAAGGCTGAATAACTCCAGCAGATTTAATGAGAGTGAGTGGGAATGAGCCCTTTAATTCCAGATCTCTTTTTAACTGTTACACCCTTGGCCTTGGCCTCTTCAACAAGCAAGTTTCTTCCCACTCCCTGACTGAATTTCTCATTAGCTAGAGGCTTACAGTAAAATGCATCGGCAAATTGCAGGAATTTaagacttctttttccttctgctgaagATTTCATTTCACAGGGACTCCCCCAAGCCATTTCCCCCTCAGTTTCACCCAATTATCACCGGGCAGCGATCACACCGGGTAGCCGGCGCTAATGGAAGCCAGCAACTGGCGGCGGGTTCGACCTCGAGCAAATATTGACAGAAACGGCTTCCAGAGGCCGGGAGGGACGCTCGCACCGCCCGCGCTCCCCTTTCCTGAGGTAAACCTGGGGTAAAAACGTAACGAGAAACACCCCCGGCGCTCGCCGGGGAGCCGCTTCCCCCGGGGACGACGATCGGCAGCGGCGCCCGTTACCCGCCGGCCGTTACGCGGAGCTCCGCGCGCGCGCAGGGGGCGCCGCCTCAGCGCCTCGTCCCTCAGCGCCCCGGGGCCGTTCCCGGCTCGGCGACCGCCGCCCCCCGAGGCCGCGACCGGTCGAGCCCGGCCCCACNNNNNNNNNNNNNNNNNNNNNNNNNNNNNNNNNNNNNNNNNNNNNNNNNNNNNNNNNNNNNNNNNNNNNNNNNNNNNNNNNNNNNNNNNNNNNNNNNNNNNNNNNNNNNNNNNNNNNNNNNNNNNNNNNNNNNNNNNNNNNNNNNNNNNNNNNNNNNNNNNNNNNNNNNNNNNNNNNNNNNNNNNNNNNNNNNNNNNNNNNNNNNNNNNNNNNNNNNNNNNNNNNNNNNNNNNNNNNNNNNNNNNNNNNNNNNNNNNNNNNNNNNNNNNNNNNNNNNNNNNNNNNNNNNNNNNNNNNNNNNNNNNNNNNNNNNNNNNNNNNNNNNNNNNNNNNNNNNNNNNNNNNNNNNNNNNNNNNNNNNNNNNNNNNNNNNNNNNNNNNNNNNNNNNNNNNNNNNNNNGTGGGGCCGGGCTCGACCGGTCGCGGCCTCCGGGGCGCCGCCTGGcggccccgtcccctccccgctgCGGCGGCGCCGTGAGCCCGTTCGGCCCCCGCCCCCGGCGGCAGCGGGCATGGAGCGGCGCTGAGcggcggagcggcggcggggagccATGCTGTCGAGGAAGGGGATCATCCCCGAGGAGTACGTGCTGACCCGGCTGGCGGAGGATGTGCCGGAGCACGCCCGGTACCGAGCCCGGGAGCGGCGGGCACGCTTCGTGGGCAAGAACGGCGCCTGCAACGTGGCCCACAAGAACATCCGCGAGCAGGGCAGGTTCCTCCAGGACGTCTTCACCACGCTGGTGGACCTCAAGTGGCCCCACACGCTGCTCATCTTCACCAtgtccttcctctgcagctggctgctcttTGGCATGGTCTGGTGGCTCATCGCCTTTGCCCACGGAGACCTGGACCACAGCACTCGGCTGCAGCGGGACCCGGCCAGGGGGGCAGAGGGGCCCCCGGACGGCTTCGTGCCCTGCGTGACCAGCATCCACTCCTTCACCTCcgccttcctcttctccatcgAGGTGCAGGTGACCATCGGCTTCGGGGGACGCATGGTGACGGAGGAGTGCCCGGCCGCCATCCTGGTGCTGATTGTGCAGAACATCGTGGGGCTGGTGATCAATGCCATTATGCTGGGCTGCATTTTCATGAAGACCTCGCAGGCCCACCGCCGTGCCGAGACCCTCATCTTCAGCAAGCACGCGGTCATCGCCCTGCGGGAGGGCAAGCTCTGCTTCATGCTGAGGGTGGGCGACCTCCGGAAGAGCATGATCATCAGCGCCACCATCCGCATGCAGGTGGTGAAGAAGACGGCCAGCCTGGAGGGGGAGGTGGTGCCCCTCAACCAGATCGACATCCAGATGGAGAACCCTGTGGGGGGCAACAGCATCTTCCTCGTCTCCCCACTCATCATCTACCACGTGATAGACAAGAACAGCCCCCTCTACGACATCTCCCCTGTGAACCTGCACCACCACGAGGATCTGGAGATCATCGTCATCttggaaggggtggtggagacCACTGGCATCACCACTCAAGCCAGAACCTCCTACCTGGCAGATGAAATCCTCTGGGGCCAAAGATTCGTGCCCATAGTGGCAGAGGAAGATGGGCGATACTCTGTGGACTATTCTAAATTTGGCAACACAGTGAAAGTGCCCACCCCTTCATGCACTgccaggcagctggaggaggacagGAGCATTATGGACACCATGCCATTATCCCCGAAAGGCACCATAAGGAAGAGGTCTGTCAAGCTAAAGCCCAAGTTCACCATAACCGATGAGCCTTCCTGATGCCTTTTGACTGGGAAACTCTGTTAGGGCTTTGTGTCTGAAAGATCTCATAAACTCAAAACACTGAGGTGgcctctgttgctttttttaaaattcaggttGGTAGAACAAGGTATGTTCTGGTGTTATTTATTGTGGGATAAATCTAAagctaattatatttttttaaaggtgcaAGAGATTTCAAGCAGCACTGTATGAGTAGGAAAATCATGATCTGCAGCTTTAAATTTCAGTTCAGGCTGTCATATTTAGTTGCACGATCATTTTGTATTGATTAATCTGCAGGTAATTacatattttctcaaaaaataaatgtacatttaTTCTCGGAGATTGCAGTACTTAGGGTCTTGCAGTGTATGTCCTAAAGTCAGTAgattttaactgtatttttctaacTTGAACAATCaatatagcaaaataaaataataaagtcagCTGAATTTAAATGATAACAAAAAGGTCAGGCAGTGCTATGTATGACATAAGACCAGATCTAGGACTGTTTATGCTATTACACTCTATGTCTTAAAGAAATTAACTGCTGGATTTGCTTCATCCATACTGTATTGTATGAAGCCACTCCTACCACATGCAAtatgaaatgtatttgaatatttaattttgtttattttaaaaccctTTACACTTCCCAAATAAAACATTCAAGAATACCTTTTTGGACTGTATATTTCTGATAGCAAGCAATGAGTTGCCTTtaaaaagagcagcagaactGAGATCAattataaataggaaaaaatctgtattctAATTGTCTAAAGGGAGAGCAGAAATGTCCCCTCCTTCCACACACCGAGCCACGCAGCAAGAGGATacccagtaaaaaaaataatctctgctTTAGGTCAGAGTGAATTCTGTTAGATAATCAGGGAATATAAATAGAATTAGATATTTTAGCTGAAAGGGCAGTGCTGTAGGCTGGAATATATCTGCATTCAGTAGGCAAAACTGCTTAGTCCTTTCCCTTTTGTGAAAGAAGCAGAGGTTTTCTACTTAGGGACAGGAGGGATGTGCAAGACAATGTGGTCATGTCAGGGATGCTGtgtcaccaaaataaaaaataaaataaaataaaataaaataaaaactgctgagGAAATGGTTTCCTCATGTAACGTCCTGACCTCTCTACACAGCTGGTGCCTGCCATGGTTTTTAGTTGAATTCAAGAGCAGGCGATTACTGGCAAGGGTAAAGGAGCCACGTTCACCCTGTCGGTTCCACTAGGGCAATAGGAGTGATTGCCCTTAACAAAGTCCAGCAAAaaatttaggttggatattaggaagaacttctttaccgaaagggtggttaggcactgggatgggctgcccagggaagtggttcagtcaccatccctggaggtctttaaaagacgtttagatgtagagcttagggatatggtttagtggaggacttggtagtgttaggtcacaggttggactcggtgatcttggaggtctcttccaacctagatgactctgtgattctgtgaaatcctCTGTCTGGGGATGTTCATAACAGcagcaattttatttcagtgttattaggggacagcagcagccttaATTACAGTATGCTATTAACAGGGCAAGCTGCCACTCAGgtaaaaaaaaggataaatgtCCAAAGAAAACCTAAATAAGCTTTACAGAACTGATCTAAACACCTGGTTACACAAGTTGTGCAGGGAGATGGTCACCAAGTCACCACTGAAATGCATTGATTTAAGTAGTTCCTAGTACCAAATTCTTGTGCGTTATGCAGTTCACAACACCCTCCTGGTTTGTAGGAGCAATAATATGGACACTTTTTTAATGCCTCGTCAGAgtaaaaatataacaaacatTCAAAAAAGTCACAAAACTTCCTTTCTGACTGTAGAATATTCACAGGCatctataataaaataaatattgggGTAAAATCACAGatggttttaaaatgataaaatagtaGTTATAGAGTCAATATTTATCTGTTTCAGTTTTATGAAGGCCTGTGTCAGCATTATCAGGCTGCCAGTTAAGTGAAGAAATGTCTACTTGGTTTCCAAGTGCCCAACGTACTACTCTGTGTACAGATCTTAAAATGTGCTTTGTGATTCACAGCAAAAGGACACCGAAACTAGCATTAGCAAGAagtcagcaaagaaaatggggaaaggcatattttacatttgtcatagtaaaaaatcattaaaaaaaaaaaataaggaattatGCAATGCCTTTGATTATTAAATTTCTTCTCTGAGTCCAACTGACACATTACTTTCcagctttccctttttctgcctctgctccatCACCCACCCAAGGAGCACTTAAAGTAGAGCTAATTGCTTCTCCTAGACACCTTTG contains the following coding sequences:
- the KCNJ11 gene encoding ATP-sensitive inward rectifier potassium channel 11 → MLSRKGIIPEEYVLTRLAEDVPEHARYRARERRARFVGKNGACNVAHKNIREQGRFLQDVFTTLVDLKWPHTLLIFTMSFLCSWLLFGMVWWLIAFAHGDLDHSTRLQRDPARGAEGPPDGFVPCVTSIHSFTSAFLFSIEVQVTIGFGGRMVTEECPAAILVLIVQNIVGLVINAIMLGCIFMKTSQAHRRAETLIFSKHAVIALREGKLCFMLRVGDLRKSMIISATIRMQVVKKTASLEGEVVPLNQIDIQMENPVGGNSIFLVSPLIIYHVIDKNSPLYDISPVNLHHHEDLEIIVILEGVVETTGITTQARTSYLADEILWGQRFVPIVAEEDGRYSVDYSKFGNTVKVPTPSCTARQLEEDRSIMDTMPLSPKGTIRKRSVKLKPKFTITDEPS